The following DNA comes from Pseudomonas sp. Tri1.
CGTTGCCAAGCATCATCAGCCAGGGCATCTGATAGCGGTCTCGGACGCCCTGTTCCTGTTCCATGTGGCGCACTGCCCCATAGAAACTGCGAATTGCCACTCCACCCTGGGTCCGCAGCCACCAGATCCCGGCCACGATCAGCAGTACCAGGACGATGGCCAGCAACACCAGGGCGAAGATGCTCAGGGGGCTCATGAGTCCTGCTCCTGGACCACCGACTCGTTCAGTTGCAGGACCGGTTCAAGGGCCGAACCAATGTCACGCCAGAACACCTGCCCCAAGCCGGTCAGCAACAGCACCATGGCCAGGATCGCCAGCCCCAGGCGAACCCCGTCCGGCAGTGACTGCTGCCCCGGCATACGCACCGGCGCTGCCGCCGAAGACAGCGCCAGGCGCTGACTGACATCGACATAATCGGGTTCGTGCTGCCAGGCAAAGGTGAACAACGCCAGGCGCCATTTCTCATGCTGGACCTGACCGGGCTCGCCGCGCAGCCGGCCCTGAAACCCGAGGATCAGGCATTGCAGATAAACGTTCGCCAGGTCTCGGGTGCCGGGCATCTGCTCCTCCAGCAATT
Coding sequences within:
- a CDS encoding DotU/TssL family secretion system protein encodes the protein MPDGSGGAVRGLHEAPLSSAFRQAWLKWFQQWQDLPKDSDPAVLVSRVVEFSGRSAQRLWRAAFATVGDAATEQVKALVYAFVALVDETLLFTPWPGQLAWQQHPLESRMYASRQAGERLPAAIKKLLEEQMPGTRDLANVYLQCLILGFQGRLRGEPGQVQHEKWRLALFTFAWQHEPDYVDVSQRLALSSAAAPVRMPGQQSLPDGVRLGLAILAMVLLLTGLGQVFWRDIGSALEPVLQLNESVVQEQDS